One Pasteurella dagmatis DNA segment encodes these proteins:
- a CDS encoding ABC transporter permease yields MKQWLKNVYFLCGKEIKSFFSDFTLFVLVVIIFTVTIYSIAKGITTEVKNATVAILNQDHSVLSYRIQDAMLAPQFSRVVEIQKEQIDDAMDHGEYIFVLTIPSHFSQDLLANRQPELQLLVDATAMSQAAIGAGYMQQIIQQQITEYLSKQKIDFTLITPKINVLFNSNLSSEWHMPITQITGNATLLTLILVGAAVIREREHGTIEQLLVMPVSASEIVIAKVLANGLIILVAAFLSLYFVVHKFIGVPLNGSIGLFLLSKGIYISSMAGLGIYLATIAPTMPQFSLLSIPVYVVLYLLSGSLSPVENIPLWVQNIMQFSPLTQFISIGQDILFRGAGLSVIWYRLLIITGMGAFFIIVAILRFKTMLAKHN; encoded by the coding sequence ATGAAGCAATGGTTAAAAAATGTTTATTTCTTATGTGGTAAAGAAATCAAGAGTTTTTTTAGTGACTTCACTTTATTTGTATTGGTTGTCATTATTTTTACAGTAACCATTTACTCCATTGCAAAAGGGATAACAACGGAAGTCAAAAATGCAACAGTGGCGATCTTAAATCAAGATCATAGTGTATTATCTTATCGCATACAGGATGCAATGCTCGCACCGCAATTTAGTCGAGTTGTTGAAATTCAAAAAGAGCAAATTGATGATGCAATGGATCACGGAGAATATATTTTTGTCTTAACTATTCCTTCGCATTTTAGCCAAGATTTACTAGCCAATCGTCAACCCGAATTACAGTTATTAGTGGATGCGACTGCAATGTCTCAAGCTGCGATTGGTGCAGGCTACATGCAACAAATTATCCAACAACAAATTACAGAATATTTATCTAAACAAAAAATAGATTTCACACTGATTACACCGAAAATCAATGTGTTATTTAATAGCAATTTAAGTAGTGAATGGCATATGCCAATCACTCAAATTACAGGTAATGCTACGTTGCTCACACTAATTTTGGTTGGTGCAGCAGTAATTAGGGAACGAGAACACGGCACGATAGAACAATTATTAGTGATGCCAGTCAGTGCAAGCGAGATTGTGATAGCTAAAGTGCTGGCGAACGGTTTGATCATTTTAGTCGCTGCCTTTTTATCACTCTATTTTGTTGTCCACAAGTTTATTGGTGTACCACTGAATGGCTCAATTGGCTTATTTCTACTAAGCAAAGGGATTTATATTTCATCAATGGCAGGGCTTGGAATTTATCTCGCCACGATAGCACCGACGATGCCCCAATTTAGTTTGTTGAGTATTCCTGTTTATGTGGTGCTTTATTTGCTATCAGGCAGTTTATCACCGGTTGAAAATATACCGCTATGGGTGCAAAACATTATGCAGTTTTCACCACTCACACAATTTATTTCTATCGGACAAGATATTTTATTTCGTGGGGCTGGACTCTCTGTGATTTGGTATCGTTTGCTGATCATCACAGGAATGGGCGCATTTTTCATTATTGTAGCAATTTTGCGTTTTAAAACGATGCTTGCCAAACATAACTAA